From Coffea arabica cultivar ET-39 chromosome 9c, Coffea Arabica ET-39 HiFi, whole genome shotgun sequence, one genomic window encodes:
- the LOC113708104 gene encoding disease resistance protein RPM1-like → MTDPCVQFALAKLDAFLTGELRLPKEVDTGIRTLRSELGTITAFLSAAHQRAVQDQQILNWVRKVQDAAYDIIDILDLFDHHKAENGRALSVTRRRAYRSIADQINDIKSTLEEINKGRERYLPANSSHAALTPSPTTNRDYSDLHPRIVPLFLADADVVGFEEDKDMLMAWALDMVDEHNKVMFVVGMGGSGKTTLAKQVFEAVKQDFGCSAWISVSKSKKKLEILRNMLDQLCRCSSRAETAPTPQQQSSEHYINLIREYLLDKRYVIVLDDLWADDVWRSIMLALPRRNRSRIIITTRRGDIAYSLKDRSVAVHPIQHLSLEKAKELIHRIAFPGSRICPPALATLSNEILGKCEGLPLAITEIGHLLSTKGEREPEWKKLRDSLASELRSNGRLANIAKVLILSYDDLPYHLKNCFLLMNTFPPNHPIQRTELIRLWIAEDFITEGNNGKELEDLGEEYLNELIQRNLVQVWQMDIDGRPRTCHVQNIIHEIVLSQLQDENFCEVYPEQGIFDISNERIRRISIHKGDLVLSCPNLRARALLIFDSLDPYEHSIPIGYSSLKMLRELHLEGANLDMFPADIEELLLLRYLCLRNTGIRSIPKSIGKLKHLETLDLKQTLVRTLPKEICHLSKLRYLLVYRYDIEDYVAFNTIKGFEVAGEITWSANLRKLLFVQVKKNHKIIVAMRGLRELRRLGIMGLRKEDGRILSETIQMLPNLHSLNVAAENEAGVLDMQEISHPPPLQRLYLNGGLERMPIWISKLHDLVRLRLKWSRLDQQFSNPINTLQDLPNLLELQLLDAYNGDLLDFNAGKFQKLKILELELLQQLKMVIMERNSLPCLQKLIIRRCGQLEQIPVGIDELSQLKEIHLYDMPKNFVSMLEKNGGSLYHLVHHVPLIRSYDAQNGGRWDVKDLSD, encoded by the coding sequence atgacaGACCCTTGTGTGCAATTTGCTCTCGCAAAGCTTGATGCTTTTCTAACGGGAGAATTGCGGTTGCCAAAGGAAGTTGATACTGGGATCAGGACTTTGAGAAGTGAACTGGGTACTATAACAGCATTTCTGAGTGCAGCTCATCAAAGAGCGGTCCAAGATCAACAAATTCTGAATTGGGTTCGAAAGGTTCAAGATGCAGCTTATGACATCATCGACATTCTTGACCTTTTTGACCATCACAAGGCAGAAAATGGCAGGGCATTATCGGTGACCAGGCGGCGGGCATACCGGTCAATTGCCGATCAGATAAATGATATCAAATCAACTCTCGAGGAAATCAACAAGGGTAGAGAAAGATACCTACCAGCAAATTCGTCCCATGCTGCCTTAACACCAAGTCCAACTACAAACCGTGATTACTCAGATCTTCATCCAAGGATtgttcctttgttccttgcagaTGCTGATGTCGTGGGCTTTGAGGAAGATAAGGACATGCTGATGGCGTGGGCACTGGATATGGTGGATGAGCATAATAAGGTCATGTTTGTTGTGGGCATGGGTGGATCTGGCAAGACAACTCTTGCCAAGCAAGTATTCGAGGCAGTAAAACAAGACTTCGGTTGCTCCGCATGGATCAGTGTTTCAAAGTCCAAGAAGAAATTGGAGATCTTGCGGAACATGTTAGATCAACTATGCAGATGCAGCTCCAGGGCGGAAACGGCCCCAACTCCCCAGCAGCAAAGCTCGGAACACTACATCAACCTCATTAGGGAGTATTTGCTGGATAAGAGGTATGTAATCGTCCTCGATGATCTGTGGGCTGATGATGTTTGGAGATCTATTATGTTAGCATTGCCAAGAAGGAATAGGAGTAGAATAATCATCACTACGCGAAGAGGGGATATAGCCTATTCACTGAAAGATAGATCTGTTGCTGTCCATCCCATTCAGCATCTATCTCTAGAAAAGGCTAAGGAACTCATTCACAGAATCGCCTTTCCAGGATCTCGTATATGCCCTCCAGCTTTAGCTACACTGTCCAATGAAATTCTAGGAAAATGTGAAGGGCTACCATTGGCAATCACTGAAATTGGGCACCTTTTGTCAACTAAGGGGGAAAGGGAACCTGAATGGAAAAAATTGCGTGATAGTCTTGCATCAGAGCTACGAAGCAATGGCCGGCTTGCAAATATTGCAAAAGTGTTGATTCTTAGTTATGATGACTTACCTTACCATCTTAAAAACTGTTTTCTGTTGATGAATACTTTTCCTCCTAATCACCCCATCCAGCGCACAGAGCTAATACGGTTATGGATAGCAGAAGACTTCATCACAGAAGGGAACAATGGAAAAGAACTCGAAGATTTGGGGGAAGAATACCTGAACGAGCTCATTCAAAGAAACTTGGTTCAGGTGTGGCAAATGGACATCGATGGGAGACCAAGAACTTGTCATGTTCAAAATATTATTCATGAGATTGTTCTCTCACAGCTTCAAGATGAAAACTTTTGTGAAGTTTATCCAGAGCAAGGTATATTTGACATCAGTAATGAGAGGATCAGGCGAATATCGATCCATAAAGGTGATCTAGTCTTGTCATGCCCAAATCTTCGTGCTCGTGCTTTGCTAATATTTGACTCATTGGATCCATACGAGCACTCCATTCCAATTGGCTATTCAAGCTTAAAGATGTTGAGGGAATTGCATCTGGAGGGTGCAAACTTGGACATGTTTCCTGCAGACATTGAAGAACTATTGTTGTTGAGGTACTTGTGTTTGAGGAATACAGGaatcagaagcattccgaaATCAATAGGAAAGCTTAAGCACCTTGAAACCTTGGACCTCAAACAAACATTAGTCAGAACGCTGCCAAAAGAAATATGCCATCTTTCTAAGCTTCGTTACTTACTTGTTTACAGATATGACATTGAAGATTATGTGGCATTTAACACAATTAAAGGATTTGAGGTCGCAGGAGAGATCACGTGGTCGGCCAATCTTCGCAAGCTACTGTTTGTGCAAgtcaaaaaaaatcacaaaatcattGTTGCAATGCGAGGCCTCAGAGAACTGAGAAGGCTGGGAATCATGGGTTTGCGCAAAGAAGATGGAAGGATCTTGTCTGAGACCATTCAAATGCTGCCAAATTTGCATTCTTTGAATGTGGCAGCAGAAAATGAGGCGGGAGTTCTagacatgcaagaaatttcacaTCCTCCTCCACTCCAGCGTTTATATTTGAATGGCGGGCTGGAGAGGATGCCTATCTGGATTTCCAAACTTCACGATCTGGTAAGGCTTCGTCTAAAGTGGTCTCGGCTGGATCAGCAGTTCAGCAATCCCATTAATACCCTTCAAGATCTTCCTAATTTACTAGAACTCCAGCTGCTTGACGCCTACAATGGGGACCTATTGGATTTCAATGCTGGCAAATTTCAGAAGCTCAAGATACTGGAGTTAGAGCTACTTCAGCAGCTGAAAATGGTCATAATGGAACGCAATTCATTGCCTTGTCTACAAAAGCTGATCATAAGGCGATGCGGTCAGTTAGAGCAGATTCCAGTAGGTATAGATGAACTCAGCCAACTCAAGGAGATTCATTTGTATGATATGCCGAAAAATTTTGTCTCCATGCTCGAGAAAAATGGTGGCAGTCTTTATCATCTTGTACATCATGTGCCATTAATACGTTCTTATGATGCTCAGAATGGTGGACGGTGGGATGTGAAAGATCTTTCtgattga
- the LOC113708103 gene encoding disease resistance protein RPM1-like, whose protein sequence is MCSWAPLQLALPRRNRSRIIITTRRGDIAYSLKDGSVDVHPIQHLSLEKAKELIHRIAFPGSRICPPALATLSNEILGKCEGLPLAINEIGHLLSTKGEREPEWKKLRDSLASELTSHGRLANIAKVLILSYDDLPYHLKNCFLLMNTFPPNHPIQRTELIRLWIAEDFITEGNNGKELEDLGEEYLNELIQRNLVQVWQMDIDGRPRTCHVQNIIHEIVLSQLQDENFCEVYPDQGTFDISKERVRRISIHKGDLGQLCPNLRARALLKFGRSAPCQHSIPIGYSSLKMLRELHLEGANLDMFPADIEELLLLRYLCLRNTGIRSIPKSIGKLKHLETLDLKQTLVRTLPKEICHLSKLRYLLVYRYDIKDYVAFNTIKGFEVAGEITRSANLRKLLFVQVNKNHKIIVAMRGLRELRRLGIMGLRKEDGRILSETIQMLRNLHSLNVAAENEAEVLDMQEISHPPRLQRLYLNGRLERMPIWISELHDLVRLRLKWSRLDQQFSNPINILQDLPNLLELQLLDAYNGDQLDFNAGKFQKLKILELELLQQLKMVIMERNSLPCLQKLIIRRCGQLEQIPVGIDDLSQLKEIHLHDMPKNFVSMLEKNGGSLYHLVHHVPLIRSYDAQNGGRWDVKDLSD, encoded by the coding sequence ATGTGCTCATGGGCTCCACTACAGTTAGCATTGCCAAGAAGGAATAGGAGTAGAATAATCATCACTACGCGAAGAGGGGATATAGCCTATTCACTGAAAGATGGATCCGTTGATGTCCATCCCATTCAGCATCTATCTCTAGAAAAGGCTAAGGAACTCATTCACAGAATCGCCTTTCCAGGATCTCGTATATGCCCTCCAGCTTTAGCTACACTGTCCAATGAAATTCTAGGAAAATGTGAAGGGCTACCATTGGCAATCAATGAAATTGGTCACCTTTTGTCAACTAAGGGGGAAAGGGAACCTGAATGGAAAAAATTGCGTGATAGTCTTGCATCGGAACTGACAAGCCATGGCCGGCTTGCAAATATTGCAAAAGTGTTGATTCTTAGTTATGATGACTTACCTTACCATCTTAAAAACTGTTTTCTGTTGATGAATACTTTTCCCCCTAATCACCCCATCCAGCGCACAGAGCTAATACGGTTATGGATAGCAGAAGACTTCATCACAGAAGGGAACAATGGAAAAGAACTCGAAGATTTGGGGGAAGAATACCTGAACGAGCTCATTCAAAGAAACTTGGTTCAGGTGTGGCAAATGGACATCGATGGGAGACCAAGAACTTGTCATGTTCAAAATATTATTCATGAGATTGTTCTCTCACAGCTTCAAGATGAAAACTTTTGTGAAGTTTATCCGGATCAAGGTACGTTTGACATCAGTAAGGAGAGGGTCAGGCGAATATCGATTCATAAAGGTGATCTAGGCCAGCTGTGCCCAAATCTTCGTGCTCGCGCTTTGTTAAAGTTTGGCCGATCAGCACCATGCCAGCACTCCATTCCAATTGGCTATTCAAGCTTAAAGATGTTGAGGGAATTGCATCTGGAGGGTGCAAACTTGGACATGTTTCCTGCAGACATTGAAGAACTATTGTTGTTGAGGTACTTGTGTTTGAGGAATACAGGaatcagaagcattccgaaATCAATAGGAAAGCTTAAGCACCTTGAAACCTTGGACCTCAAACAAACATTAGTCAGAACGCTGCCAAAAGAAATATGCCATCTTTCTAAGCTTCGTTACTTACTTGTTTACAGATATGACATTAAAGATTATGTGGCATTTAACACAATTAAAGGATTTGAGGTCGCAGGAGAGATCACGCGGTCTGCCAATCTTCGCAAGCTACTGTTTGTGCAAGTcaataaaaatcacaaaatcattGTTGCAATGCGAGGCCTCAGAGAACTGAGAAGGCTGGGAATCATGGGTTTGCGCAAAGAAGATGGAAGGATCTTGTCTGAGACTATTCAAATGCTGCGAAATTTGCATTCTTTGAATGTGGCAGCAGAAAATGAGGCGGAAGTTCTagacatgcaagaaatttctcatCCTCCTCGACTCCAGCGTTTGTATTTGAATGGAAGACTGGAGAGGATGCCTATCTGGATTTCCGAACTTCATGATCTGGTAAGGCTTCGTTTGAAGTGGTCTCGGCTGGATCAACAGTTCAGCAATCCCATTAATATCCTTCAAGATCTTCCTAATTTACTAGAACTCCAGCTGCTTGACGCCTACAATGGGGACCAATTGGATTTCAATGCTGGCAAATTTCAGAAGCTCAAGATACTGGAGTTAGAGCTACTTCAGCAGCTGAAAATGGTCATAATGGAACGCAATTCATTGCCTTGTCTACAAAAGCTGATCATAAGGCGATGCGGTCAGTTAGAGCAGATTCCAGTAGGTATAGATGACCTCAGCCAACTCAAGGAgattcatttgcatgatatgcCGAAAAATTTTGTCTCCATGCTCGAGAAAAATGGTGGCAGTCTTTATCATCTTGTACATCATGTGCCATTAATACGTTCTTATGATGCTCAGAATGGTGGACGGTGGGATGTGAAAGATCTTTCtgattga
- the LOC140014235 gene encoding uncharacterized protein, whose protein sequence is MPKTRSQRNVDGAEGNAQGGPQQVHQEANTGEARVELSQISPEQLVQSVAANLPTFEAIVTYLKGQSGQSGAVKGQSGVPPSPECRVRKTGRTGSSESRSGSPRSKRARREVTREQVPVPEPSHRNSRTSHPEPVLRPARMEDPHRKENYQVQDELDLLLDPEADRYTASPFVPDIEDYPLPAKFKIPTMKSYDATTDPEDHLFAFLTQMRLQTAADAVRCKTFPMFLEGKARQWFQGLPPRSVRSFSQLARLFAAQFVSSRAYSKTAAHLMTVHQRPEESLREYMVRFNNESLQVRDRDDKVVMAAFVNGLRKQKLYTEFVERPPKSVREMLDRAHEKANAEEANRLKGVQERLRDDKRRKGADLGESRTGQGRKNIPERLPRSQPWEKEKTWTSLTAPRARVLAVMEQQGISRPPRPLGGDKAQRDQGLYCAYHRDVGHDTEDCRHLKREIEKLIRRGHLGQFVRDGRADQKQGGFKRDRTTSSHDRPRGPRDRTPEQGVQNLAGVINTIAGGPAGGDSHTARRNNRPPPSGESSNKRLKVYEEIIYGPEDAVPLASNNHEAIVVEVIMCNYKVKKVYIDNGSAIDVLYYKTFKELQLEDKQLIPVRTPLIGFAGPPVRPEGMITLMVTVGESPKCRTVPVNFAVVKEPSSYNMILGRPTLNALRAVCSTLHLSMKFPTPDGVAEVLGDPEVARACYIATLKGKEKLVAQTTCLEPWEPAEKEERLETDESLVELPICLKRPDRGVKTGAGLSELTRRALESLLEEYAEIFAWSADDMPGVPPELTVHRLHVDPNIRPVKQKKRNFAPERNEVVKEEVGKLLEAKIVKEIYYPTWLANPVLVKKEDKAWRMCVDFTDLNRACPKDCYPLPRIDQLVDSTTGYEIFCFLDAFKGYHQIALDEEDQEKTAFITEYGTYCYTTMPFGLKNAGATYQRLVNKLFKNQIGRNMEVYVDDMLVKSRTQDQFIKDLREIFDVLRSSRMRLNPKKCTFGVRSGKFLGYMISKDGVRANPDKVKAIMDMAPPRNVKEVQRLAGRMAALNRFLSKSAVRGSPFFRALRRGPQFEWTPECQRAFDELKAHIARLPALTSPAQGEVLFIYLAVGEEAISAVLVREEGKIQKPIYYVSRALQGAEPRYTSIERYVLALVHATRKLRSYLQTHPVVVMTDQPLKQILSKPDASGRMVRWAVELSEYDLSYQPRTAIKAQALADFIAEGISFGQEQSPAELTRGAAKAEQARGAVEVVQAAGTKSTQDVAEAGQVGEAAEVTKGAKAFMAEQTIDAVEAKQAEGLAEVAQATKGAKAEQVKEAVDAGQVTGKVDRTIPTWTLFVDGSSSKEGCGAGLLLTSPKGDELAYALRFDFRASNNESEYEALIAGMMIARKLGAESIEVYSDSQLIVNQVGGRYEVKEEPLRRYVAKVHELRAQFKVFTLKQVSRSQNKRADALSKLASTSVGTLNKEVLVEVVRNRAYDQVEAAVIQVLGSWMDPIVRYLASGELPPSRAEARRVLLRSRGYELSNGVLYKKSYLRPWLRCITPEEGNYILRELHEGICGNHVGPRILAKKGMLSGYYWPTIFLDSADLVARCKSCQLHAPIHHVPTQEMIPLQSPWPFFQWGVDLLGPFPRAPGGYEHVVVAVDYFTKWVEAEPLTTISSRSVQKFLWKNIVCRFGIPHVLVSDNGRQFADTALQDWCSELGIRQHFTSVGHPQANGQVENVNRTILHGLKTRIEFARTGWMDELPTILWAYRTTPRTATQETPFALTYGAEAVIPAEIGIPSGRVQNFIARDNEDELRLNLDLLEGRREEAAIRMAKYKGQIARHYNARVRPLSFKPGDLVLRKNSVSRVLGASKLDPNWEGPYVVKEADRAGHCKLAHLSGEVLPRTWHNSNLRIFR, encoded by the coding sequence ATGCCGAAGACTAGATCTCAGAGGAATGTGGATGGTGCTGAGGGGAACGCACAGGGCGGTCCCCAGCAAGTTCACCAGGAAGCCAACACAGGGGAGGCAAGGGTCGAGCTCTCGCAGATCTCGCCGGAACAACTGGTGCAGTCGGTTGCCGCGAACTTGCCTACTTTTGAGGCTATAGTGACCTACTTGAAGGGACAATCTGGACAATCTGGTGCAGTGAAGGGACAATCTGGGGTCCCCCCCAGCCCGGAGTGTCGGGTGCGGAAAACGGGCAGAACAGGGAGTTCGGAATCCCGATCTGGAAGCCCCAGGTCGAAGAGGGCGCGAAGGGAAGTTACACGCGAGCAGGTCCCGGTACCAGAGCCCTCTCATAGGAATTCCCGAACTAGCCATCCGGAGCCCGTTCTGAGGCCTGCCCGGATGGAGGACCCTCATAGGAAGGAGAATTATCAGGTCCAGGATGAACTGGATCTCCTGCTGGATCCGGAGGCGGATAGGTACACTGCCTCTCCTTTCGTACCGGATATCGAAGATTACCCTCTGCCTGCCAAGTTCAAAATACCAACCATGAAATCCTACGACGCGACCACAGATCCGGAGGATCACTTGTTCGCGTTCCTGACTCAGATGCGCCTACAGACAGCTGCGGATGCAGTtaggtgcaagaccttcccgatgttcTTGGAGGGAAAGGCCCGACAGTGGTTCCAGGGTTTGCCCCCCAGGTCAGTTCGGTCGTTCAGTCAGCTCGCGCGGCTGTTCGCGGCCCAGTTCGTCTCCTCTCGCGCTTATTCCAAAACCGCGGCTCACCTGATGACTGTTCATCAAAGGCCTGAGGAGTCATTGCGTGAATATATGGTGCGTTTCAACAATGAATCCCTTCAGGTGCGTGACCGAGATGACAAGGTTGTGATGGCAGCCTTTGTCAATGGGCTGCGCAAGCAGAAATTGTACACGGAGTTTGTAGAGAGACCTCCCAAGTCCGTCCGGGAGATGCTAGACCGAGCTCATGAGAAGGCAAATGCCGAGGAAGCCAATCGGTTGAAGGGCGTCCAGGAAAGGCTGCGGGATGACAAGCGCAGGAAGGGCGCCGACCTGGGGGAGTCACGGACAGGTCAGGGCCGCAAGAACATACCCGAGCGCTTGCCTCGGAGCCAACCATGGGAGAAAGAGAAGACCTGGACTTCGCTCACCGCGCCCCGAGCTCGAGTTCTGGCTGTAATGGAGCAGCAAGGGATCTCTCGCCCTCCTCGGCCGTTGGGGGGTGATAAAGCTCAGCGCGACCAGGGCTTGTATTGTGCGTACCACAGGGACGTAGGGCACGACACGGAGGACTGTCGGCACCTCAAAAGGGAGATCGAGAAACTGATACGGAGAGGTCATCTTGGGCAGTTCGTCCGTGACGGGCGTGCAGATCAGAAGCAAGGAGGTTTCAAGCGAGATCGGACGACTAGCTCGCACGACCGACCTCGAGGTCCCCGTGATCGTACTCCGGAGCAGGGGGTCCAGAACCTAGCCGGAGTGATCAACACCATTGCGGGGGGACCTGCTGGAGGAGATAGCCACACTGCTCGGCGAAACAACCGGCCTCCTCCCAGCGGGGAGAGCTCGAATAAGCGATTAAAGGTGTACGAGGAGATCATATATGGGCCAGAGGACGCAGTACCCTTAGCCTCCAATAACCATGAAGCAATTGTGGTAGAAGTTATCATGTGTAACTACAAGGTAAAGAAAGTGTACATCGACAATGGGAGTGCCATCGATGTGCTGTATTACAAAACCTTCAAGGAGTTGCAGCTGGAAGACAAGCAGCTCATCCCCGTTCGAACTCCCTTGATAGGTTTTGCAGGTCCGCCAGTCAGGCCAGAAGGAATGATAACCCTCATGGTCACGGTAGGGGAGTCGCCCAAGTGCCGAACTGTCCCGGTGAACTTCGCGGTGGTAAAGGAGCCGTCCTCCTACAATATGATACTGGGACGACCTACCTTAAACGCACTCCGGGCTGTCTGTTCGACCCTGCACCTTAGCATGAAGTTCCCAACGCCTGATGGGGTGGCCGAGGTGCTGGGGGACCCGGAGGTGGCTCGGGCCTGTTACATCGCAACCCTCAAAGGCAAGGAGAAGCTGGTGGCCCAGACGACCTGTCTGGAGCCCTGGGAGCCTGCTGAAAAGGAGGAAAGGTTGGAGACGGATGAGAGTCTGGTCGAACTGCCCATCTGTCTCAAGCGACCTGATCGTGGGGTAAAGACCGGAGCTGGACTGAGCGAGCTGACACGGAGAGCCCTGGAGTCTCTGCTGGAGGAATATGCCGAGATTTTTGCGTGGAGTGCTGATGACATGCCCGGAGTCCCTCCCGAGCTGACAGTTCACAGATTGCACGTTGATCCAAACATCCGGCCAGTGAAGCAAAAGAAGAGGAATTTCGCTCCCGAGCGCAATGAGGTCGTCAAAGAAGAGGTAGGCAAGCTGTTGGAGGCCAAAATTGTGAAGGAGATCTACTATCCGACCTGGTTGGCCAATCCCGTGCTGGTCAAAAAGGAGGATAAGGCCTGGAGGATGTGTGTAGACTTCACCGACCTGAACAGGGCCTGTCCGAAGGATTGTTACCCCCTCCCTCGTATCGACCAGTTGGTAGACTCTACCACGGGGTACGAGATCTTCTGCTTTCTGGATGCTTTCAAAGGTTATCACCAGATAGCTCTGGACGAGGAAGATCAGGAGAAGACTGCCTTCATCACCGAATACGGTACGTATTGTTATACCACCATGCCATTTGGGTTGAAAAATGCAGGTGCGACCTATCAACGGCTGGTCAACAAGCTGTTTAAAAACCAGATCGGCCGAAATATGGAAGTGTACGTGGATGACATGCTGGTAAAAAGCCGAACTCAGGATCAGTTCATCAAGGACCTCAGAGAGATCTTTGACGTTCTACGGAGCTCGCGGATGCGGCTGAACCCCAAGAAGTGCACCTTCGGGGTCAGGTCGGGCAAGTTCCTGGGGTACATGATATCCAAGGACGGGGTAAGAGCTAATCCCGACAAGGTAAAAGCTATCATGGACATGGCTCCTCCTCGAAACGTAAAAGAGGTCCAACGGCTAGCTGGCAGGATGGCGGCCCTGAACAGGTTCTTGTCGAAGTCAGCCGTCCGAGGTTCCCCCTTCTTCAGGGCCCTGCGGAGAGGTCCCCAGTTCGAGTGGACTCCAGAGTGCCAGCGCGCATTTGACGAGCTCAAGGCCCACATCGCGCGCTTGCCAGCCTTGACCTCTCCCGCACAAGGAGAAGTCTTATTCATCTATCTGGCAGTTGGGGAGGAGGCGATCAGTGCGGTACTAGTTCGGGAAGAAGGCAAAATCCAGAAGCCCATATACTATGTCAGCCGGGCTTTGCAGGGGGCGGAGCCGAGGTACACCTCAATTGAGCGGTATGTTTTGGCACTGGTGCACGCGACCCGGAAGCTCAGATCCTACTTGCAAACTCACCCCGTGGTGGTCATGACCGACCAGCCTCTCAAGCAAATTCTCTCAAAGCCTGATGCATCAGGAAGAATGGTAAGGTGGGCAGTGGAGTTGTCTGAATACGATCTTAGCTACCAACCCCGCACGGCCATTAAGGCTCAAGCATTGGCAGATTTCATAGCTGAAGGAATCTCCTTTGGGCAAGAGCAGTCGCcagccgagctgaccagaggcGCAGCCAAGGCCGAACAGGCCAGAGGAGCTGTCGAGGTCGTACAAGCCGCCGGTACCAAATCGACCCAAGACGTGGCTGAGGCCGGacaggtcggagaagctgccGAGGTCACAAAGGGTGCTAAGGCTTTCATGGCTGAACAGACCATAGACGCAGTCGAGGCCAAGCAGGCCGAGGGACTTGCCGAGGTCGCACAGGCCACAAAGGGAGCCAAGGCCGAGCAGGTCAAAGAGGCTGTTGATGCTGGACAGGTCACGGGCAAGGTCGATCGGACCATCCCGACCTGGACGCTTTTCGTGGATGGATCCTCAAGCAAGGAAGGCTGTGGAGCAGGGCTTCTCTTGACTAGCCCCAAGGGGGATGAGCTGGCCTACGCCCTGAGGTTTGATTTCAGGGCCTCTAACAACGAGTCCGAATATGAGGCCCTAATCGCAGGGATGATGATAGCTCGGAAGTTGGGGGCCGAGTCAATAGAAGTCTACAGCGACTCGCAGCTAATAGTGAATCAGGTAGGAGGACGTTATGAGGTTAAGGAAGAGCCCTTAAGGAGGTATGTCGCCAAAGTGCATGAGCTGAGAGCTCAGTTCAAGGTATTCACACTCAAGCAGGTCTCGCGAAGCCAAAATAAGAGAGCGGATGCTCTGTCCAAACTGGCTTCCACCTCGGTCGGTACATTGAACAAAGAAGTCCTGGTAGAGGTTGTCAGGAATCGGGCATACGACCAGGTAGAGGCAGCTGTTATTCAAGTGTTGGGCTCATGGATGGATCCCATCGTGCGGTACTTGGCTAGTGGAGAACTCCCTCCAAGCCGGGCGGAGGCACGGAGGGTCCTCCTCAGGTCGCGGGGATATGAGCTCTCGAATGGGGTACTCTACAAGAAATCTTACCTGCGCCCCTGGCTGAGGTGTATCACTCCGGAGGAAGGAAACTACATCCTGCGGGAGCTGCACGAGGGCATATGTGGAAACCACGTCGGCCCAAGGATTCTGGCCAAGAAGGGAATGCTGTCTGGGTATTACTGGCCGACCATCTTCTTGGATTCAGCCGACCTGGTAGCTCGGTGCAAATCCTGTCAGCTGCATGCGCCGATCCATCACGTCCCAACTCAGGAGATGATCCCTCTTCAGAGTCCTTGGCCTTTTTTCCAATGGGGAGTCGACCTGTTGGGTCCGTTTCCCCGAGCTCCTGGGGGTTATGAACATGTGGTAGTGGCAGTGGATTATTTCACCAAATGGGTGGAGGCCGAGCCCCTTACCACCATTAGCAGCAGGTCGGTGCAGAAGTTCCTTTGGAAAAACATCGTTTGCCGGTTTGGAATACCTCATGTCCTGGTTTCTGACAACGGGCGTCAGTTCGCTGACACCGCTCTTCAAGACTGGTGCTCGGAGCTCGGGATCCGGCAGCACTTCACCTCGGTTGGCCACCCTCAGGCCAATGGACAGGTCGAAAACGTCAACAGAACCATCCTGCACGGTTTGAAGACACGGATAGAATTCGCCCGAACTGGGTGGATGGACGAGCTGCCAACCATATTGTGGGCTTACCGAACCACTCCCCGAACTGCTACCCAGGAGACTCCTTTTGCTCTAACTTATGGAGCAGAGGCGGTGATCCCTGCGGAGATAGGAATTCCATCGGGCAGGGTTCAGAATTTCATAGCTCGGGACAATGAAGATGAGCTGCGCCTTAATTTGGATCTGCTGGAAGGAAGAAGGGAGGAGGCAGCCATACGTATGGCCAAGTACAAAGGACAGATCGCGCGGCACTACAATGCTAGGGTGAGACCTCTGTCGTTCAAACCAGGGGACCTGGTCTTACGAAAGAATAGTGTCAGTCGGGTTCTGGGCGCGAGCAAGCTGGACCCAAATTGGGAAGGTCCCTATGTGGTGAAAGAAGCGGATCGAGCTGGGCACTGCAAGTTAGCCCACCTCAGCGGGGAAGTGCTCCCGCGAACCTGGCACAATTCCAACTTGAGGATTTTTCGTTAA